A genomic window from Paucibacter sp. KCTC 42545 includes:
- a CDS encoding YfgM family protein translates to MASHLDLEEQEQLDQLKAFWKRWGNLITWGLTLAVAVFAAWTGWNWYQRDQAIKAAAMYDELDRAVQLGEADKAGRVFTDLKDRYPGTAYAAQAALQAAKVQFDKGNADAAQASLAWAADNAKADEYRDIARLRLAGLQLDAKKYDEAGKTLDGIKSKEFAALQTDRRGDLFKLQGKPEQAKAEYLKAHAAMDKTQDYRHLVEAKLATLGVAMPDEAAAAAGAGK, encoded by the coding sequence ATGGCGTCGCATCTCGATCTCGAAGAACAAGAACAGTTAGACCAGCTGAAGGCATTCTGGAAGCGCTGGGGCAATCTCATCACCTGGGGCCTGACCCTGGCCGTGGCCGTGTTTGCCGCCTGGACCGGCTGGAACTGGTACCAGCGCGACCAAGCCATCAAGGCCGCCGCCATGTATGACGAGCTGGACCGTGCGGTGCAACTGGGCGAGGCTGACAAGGCCGGCCGCGTCTTCACCGACCTGAAGGATCGCTACCCCGGCACGGCCTACGCCGCCCAAGCCGCCCTGCAGGCCGCCAAGGTGCAGTTCGACAAGGGCAATGCCGATGCCGCCCAAGCCAGCCTGGCCTGGGCCGCCGATAACGCCAAGGCCGATGAGTACCGTGACATCGCGCGCTTGCGCCTGGCCGGCTTGCAACTCGACGCCAAGAAGTACGACGAAGCCGGCAAGACGCTGGATGGCATCAAGTCCAAGGAATTTGCTGCACTGCAGACCGACCGCCGTGGCGATCTGTTCAAGCTGCAAGGCAAGCCTGAGCAAGCCAAGGCCGAGTATCTGAAGGCCCATGCCGCGATGGACAAGACGCAGGACTATCGCCACCTGGTGGAAGCCAAGCTGGCCACCTTGGGTGTGGCCATGCCTGACGAAGCGGCTGCTGCCGCCGGAGCTGGCAAATGA
- a CDS encoding helix-turn-helix domain-containing protein — MTSNLSGPIASEAAEATDLPATEVGAGAPQSAGAYLRAARQQSGLHIAALAVMLKVPQAKLEAIEGDRWQDLPDMTFVRALAKAMCRALKVDAGPVMAMLPSSEDKVLSVSRGLNTPYRDRSADSFSLELLGRPVVLGAGGLLVAAAVVFFMPADWLQNLTAKSQPALDVPAASVPVLAAPSAPAQDLAPVVPGASSLAVSVETNAPVLANAPASAAAALTTSSLSPAPVNTAQLAAKPALGATPTASAPVPAPVPGLGQVPLRVKISDESWVEVVDAKGQVLLSKLLRPGDEQNLVGTPPLKIRVGNVAGTELTLRGSLVDLKAQSRDNVARIELN, encoded by the coding sequence ATGACTTCGAATCTGAGCGGGCCTATTGCAAGCGAGGCAGCCGAGGCAACCGACTTGCCCGCCACAGAAGTTGGCGCCGGCGCGCCGCAGTCGGCCGGTGCCTATCTGCGCGCCGCGCGTCAGCAAAGTGGCCTGCATATCGCCGCGCTGGCCGTCATGCTCAAGGTGCCACAGGCCAAGCTGGAGGCCATTGAGGGCGACCGTTGGCAGGACCTGCCGGATATGACTTTTGTTCGCGCCCTGGCCAAAGCCATGTGCCGTGCGCTGAAGGTTGACGCCGGCCCGGTGATGGCCATGCTGCCGAGCAGCGAGGACAAGGTTCTGAGCGTGTCCCGTGGCTTGAATACGCCATACCGCGACCGCTCCGCTGACAGCTTTTCGCTGGAATTGCTGGGCCGCCCGGTGGTATTGGGCGCGGGTGGCTTGCTGGTGGCTGCGGCCGTGGTCTTTTTTATGCCCGCTGACTGGTTGCAGAACTTGACTGCCAAGAGCCAGCCTGCGCTCGACGTGCCCGCCGCAAGCGTGCCGGTTTTGGCTGCGCCTTCAGCGCCTGCTCAAGACTTGGCGCCGGTGGTGCCGGGTGCCAGTTCCCTGGCCGTATCCGTCGAGACCAATGCCCCGGTGCTGGCGAATGCGCCGGCATCCGCCGCAGCGGCATTGACGACCTCGTCATTGAGCCCGGCGCCGGTGAACACGGCCCAATTGGCGGCCAAGCCCGCCTTGGGTGCCACGCCGACGGCCAGCGCGCCCGTGCCTGCACCGGTTCCTGGCCTTGGTCAAGTGCCTTTGCGCGTCAAGATCAGCGACGAATCCTGGGTCGAGGTGGTTGATGCCAAGGGTCAGGTCTTGCTTTCCAAACTGCTGCGCCCCGGCGATGAGCAGAATCTCGTTGGCACGCCGCCCCTGAAGATCCGCGTTGGCAATGTGGCCGGTACCGAGCTGACCCTGCGTGGCAGCTTGGTGGATTTGAAAGCCCAGTCACGTGACAACGTGGCCCGCATCGAACTGAATTGA
- the hisS gene encoding histidine--tRNA ligase, producing MTEVQAKKLPQLQAVKGMNDILPAESARWEWLEAKMRNVLQRYGYANVRTPIVEPTALFVRGIGEVTDIVEKEMYAFEDRADKHGQAEHLALRPEMTAGVVRAMIEHSYLRDSGRRLYYFGPMFRREKPQKGRYRQFHQMGVEALGFAGPDVDAEVILMGSRLLRELGLVDGEHVRLELNCLGEVAERRAHREALIAYLEEHKELLDEDSQRRLYTNPLRVLDTKNPALQAMANAAPKLLDFLGEASLAHFNGVRAILDAAGVAYQINPRLVRGLDYYNLTVFEWVTDKLGSQGTVCGGGRYDGLIEQLGGKAAPAVGFGMGMERMLLLLEEVGVLPSAPVPQAYAIVPSVKGLPQVMVTLEALRAAGVSVVLHPGQSSMKSQFKKADASGAAFALIFGEDEVAQGQVAVKPLRAEGAEQFIRPMVDASAWAAELLNS from the coding sequence ATGACTGAAGTACAAGCGAAAAAATTGCCCCAGCTGCAAGCGGTCAAGGGCATGAACGACATCCTGCCGGCCGAGTCGGCCCGCTGGGAATGGCTGGAAGCCAAGATGCGCAATGTCTTGCAGCGCTATGGTTATGCCAATGTGCGTACCCCCATCGTCGAGCCCACCGCCTTGTTTGTGCGCGGCATTGGCGAGGTGACGGACATCGTCGAGAAGGAGATGTATGCCTTCGAAGACCGCGCCGACAAGCATGGCCAAGCCGAGCATCTGGCCCTGCGCCCCGAGATGACGGCTGGCGTGGTGCGCGCCATGATCGAGCACTCCTATCTGCGTGACTCGGGCCGCCGCCTGTACTACTTCGGCCCCATGTTTCGGCGTGAGAAGCCGCAAAAAGGCCGCTATCGTCAGTTCCACCAAATGGGCGTGGAAGCACTGGGCTTTGCCGGCCCGGACGTCGACGCCGAAGTGATTCTGATGGGCAGCCGCCTGCTGCGCGAACTGGGCCTAGTGGATGGTGAGCATGTTCGCCTGGAGTTGAACTGCCTGGGCGAAGTGGCCGAGCGCCGCGCCCACCGCGAAGCCCTGATTGCCTATCTGGAGGAGCACAAAGAGCTGCTGGACGAAGACAGCCAGCGCCGCCTTTACACCAACCCCTTGCGCGTGCTGGACACCAAGAATCCGGCTCTGCAAGCGATGGCCAATGCGGCGCCCAAGCTGCTGGACTTCCTGGGCGAAGCCTCGCTGGCGCACTTCAATGGCGTGCGCGCCATTCTGGATGCGGCCGGTGTGGCCTACCAAATCAACCCACGCCTGGTGCGTGGCCTGGACTATTACAACCTGACCGTGTTCGAGTGGGTCACCGACAAGCTGGGCTCGCAAGGCACCGTTTGCGGTGGTGGCCGCTATGACGGCCTGATCGAACAGCTGGGCGGCAAAGCTGCGCCGGCAGTGGGCTTCGGCATGGGCATGGAGCGCATGCTCTTGCTGCTGGAAGAAGTGGGTGTATTGCCCAGCGCCCCGGTGCCGCAAGCCTATGCCATCGTGCCCTCGGTCAAAGGCTTGCCTCAGGTGATGGTGACGCTGGAGGCGCTGCGCGCCGCCGGCGTGTCGGTGGTCTTGCACCCTGGCCAGAGCAGCATGAAATCGCAGTTCAAGAAGGCCGATGCCAGTGGCGCGGCCTTCGCCCTGATCTTTGGCGAGGACGAAGTCGCCCAGGGTCAGGTGGCGGTCAAGCCCTTGCGCGCCGAAGGGGCAGAGCAATTCATTCGACCCATGGTCGATGCCTCGGCTTGGGCGGCCGAGCTGCTCAACTCATAA
- the bamB gene encoding outer membrane protein assembly factor BamB — protein sequence MSRLTSWVSGRQLQRSAALLAVSALLSACSLFGGDKASKPAELEKITPAIAGRVVWNTSLDSVQFPLSIAAVADQFVVAGTDGVVTALQAANGKPLWRADVGQKLKAGVGSDGRFAAVVTRNSELVVLEAGRVLWRKTLLTPVITAPLVAGERVFVLSVDRQVLAFDAQEGRKLWEMRRPGDALTLAQPGVIGAFKDTLIVGQGARLTGVDPNKGTVRWEASVANPRGTNEVERLADLVGPMFRSGDLLCARAFQSAVGCVNADRGLAQWSRNVGGINGVGGSASLVVGGDASDRLTAWNINNGEVQWTAEQFLNRKLSAPLLQAATVIVGDFEGQVHFLSAETGKTQLRLSTDGSPIVAAPVALGQTVLVATRKGGLYAFRPE from the coding sequence ATGAGTCGGCTGACGAGCTGGGTCTCGGGTCGTCAGCTGCAGCGCAGCGCGGCGCTGTTGGCGGTGTCGGCGTTGTTGTCGGCATGCTCCCTCTTCGGTGGTGACAAAGCGAGCAAGCCCGCTGAGCTGGAAAAGATCACGCCCGCCATCGCTGGCCGCGTGGTCTGGAACACCAGCCTGGACAGCGTGCAGTTCCCGCTTTCCATCGCCGCCGTGGCCGACCAATTTGTGGTGGCCGGCACCGATGGTGTGGTGACTGCTTTGCAAGCCGCTAACGGCAAGCCTCTGTGGCGTGCCGATGTCGGCCAAAAGCTCAAGGCTGGTGTGGGCAGCGATGGCCGCTTCGCCGCCGTGGTGACCCGCAATAGCGAGTTGGTGGTGCTGGAAGCGGGCCGCGTGCTGTGGCGCAAGACCTTGCTGACGCCGGTGATCACCGCGCCTCTGGTGGCGGGTGAGCGGGTGTTTGTGCTGTCGGTGGACCGTCAGGTTCTGGCCTTCGATGCCCAAGAGGGCCGCAAGCTGTGGGAAATGCGCCGTCCTGGCGACGCGCTGACGCTGGCGCAGCCGGGTGTGATCGGTGCCTTCAAAGACACCCTGATCGTCGGCCAAGGCGCACGCCTGACCGGGGTTGACCCGAACAAGGGCACTGTGCGTTGGGAGGCCAGCGTGGCCAATCCGCGCGGCACCAACGAAGTCGAGCGTTTGGCTGACCTGGTTGGCCCAATGTTCCGCAGCGGTGATCTGCTCTGCGCCCGTGCCTTCCAGTCGGCCGTGGGTTGCGTCAATGCTGACCGTGGCCTGGCGCAGTGGAGTCGCAATGTCGGCGGCATCAACGGTGTTGGTGGCAGCGCGAGCCTGGTGGTTGGCGGCGATGCCTCCGATCGCCTGACCGCCTGGAATATCAATAACGGTGAAGTGCAGTGGACGGCGGAGCAATTCCTCAACCGCAAGCTCAGCGCGCCGTTGCTGCAAGCTGCCACCGTGATCGTGGGTGATTTTGAAGGCCAGGTGCATTTCCTGTCTGCCGAAACCGGCAAGACTCAGCTGCGCCTGAGCACCGATGGCTCGCCCATCGTTGCCGCCCCCGTGGCCTTGGGGCAAACCGTGTTGGTCGCCACGCGCAAGGGTGGTTTGTACGCCTTTCGCCCTGAGTAA
- the ispG gene encoding flavodoxin-dependent (E)-4-hydroxy-3-methylbut-2-enyl-diphosphate synthase encodes MSSSDIILDSNIEQAIAAAMPAPRRSRQAQVRQGSRIVTIGGDAPVRVQSMTNTDTVDVIGTAIQVKELAIAGSELVRITVNTPEAAEAVPHIREQLDRMGIDVPLVGDFHYNGHRLLTDYPAMAQALAKYRINPGNVGKGDKRDRQFGQMIEAAIKYDKVVRIGVNWGSLDQELLASMMDENALRAVPWDAKQVMYRALIQSALSSAAYARELGLNPDNIIISCKVSGVQDLISVYRALAARCDYALHLGLTEAGMGTKGTVASATALSILLQEGIGDTIRVSLTPQPGEARTQEVVVALEILQSLGLRAFNPSVTACPGCGRTTSTTFQELAKQIDDFLRAQMPVWRAKYPGVENLKVAVMGCIVNGPGESKHADLGISLPGTGEAPAAPVFIDGEKALTLRGDNIANEFHALVESYIEKRFGAAAQTA; translated from the coding sequence ATGAGCAGCAGCGACATCATTTTGGACAGCAATATCGAGCAGGCGATTGCCGCCGCCATGCCGGCCCCGCGCCGCTCGCGCCAGGCGCAAGTGCGCCAGGGCTCGCGCATAGTCACCATCGGTGGCGACGCCCCGGTTCGGGTGCAGTCCATGACCAATACCGACACGGTGGATGTGATCGGCACCGCCATCCAGGTCAAAGAGCTGGCGATTGCCGGCTCGGAGTTGGTGCGCATCACCGTCAACACGCCGGAAGCGGCCGAAGCGGTGCCCCATATCCGCGAGCAGCTCGACCGCATGGGCATTGATGTGCCGCTGGTGGGGGACTTCCACTACAACGGCCACCGCTTGCTGACCGACTACCCGGCCATGGCGCAGGCCTTGGCCAAGTACCGCATCAACCCCGGCAATGTGGGCAAGGGTGACAAGCGCGATCGCCAATTCGGCCAGATGATCGAAGCGGCGATCAAGTACGACAAAGTCGTGCGCATCGGGGTCAACTGGGGCAGCCTGGATCAAGAGTTGCTCGCCAGCATGATGGACGAGAACGCGCTGCGGGCCGTGCCTTGGGATGCCAAGCAGGTGATGTACCGCGCACTGATCCAGTCGGCCCTGAGCTCGGCGGCCTATGCCCGTGAACTGGGCCTGAACCCCGACAACATCATCATCAGCTGCAAGGTCAGCGGCGTGCAGGACCTGATCTCGGTCTACCGTGCCCTCGCCGCGCGTTGCGATTACGCCCTGCATCTGGGCCTGACCGAAGCCGGCATGGGCACCAAGGGCACGGTGGCTTCCGCCACGGCCCTGTCCATCCTGCTGCAAGAGGGCATTGGCGACACCATCCGCGTCTCGCTCACGCCTCAGCCCGGTGAAGCCCGCACCCAAGAAGTGGTGGTGGCGCTGGAGATTTTGCAAAGCCTGGGTCTGCGCGCCTTTAATCCCAGCGTGACGGCCTGCCCGGGCTGCGGCCGCACCACCAGCACCACCTTCCAGGAACTGGCCAAGCAAATCGACGACTTCCTGCGTGCGCAGATGCCGGTCTGGCGTGCCAAATACCCCGGCGTGGAAAACCTCAAGGTCGCCGTGATGGGCTGCATCGTCAACGGCCCCGGCGAGAGCAAGCATGCCGACCTGGGCATCAGCCTGCCCGGCACCGGCGAGGCGCCGGCCGCCCCGGTCTTCATCGACGGTGAAAAGGCCCTGACCCTGCGTGGTGACAATATCGCCAACGAGTTCCATGCCTTGGTGGAAAGCTATATCGAGAAACGTTTCGGCGCTGCGGCCCAAACAGCCTGA